A window from Acidimicrobiales bacterium encodes these proteins:
- a CDS encoding cytochrome C oxidase subunit IV family protein, translated as MSASTDLHTHTGTPVEPHHETHEHAHPSDRNYIVIAIILAIITALEVGTYVFDDFFDDAGTGVLIATLFPMMILKFAIVCAYFMHLKYDNPIFRRIFVFGLLLAVGVFMAAMTSMQLFADA; from the coding sequence ATGAGCGCCAGCACCGACCTGCACACCCACACCGGAACGCCGGTCGAGCCCCACCACGAGACGCACGAGCACGCCCACCCGAGCGACCGCAACTACATCGTGATCGCCATCATCCTGGCGATCATCACCGCGCTCGAGGTGGGCACCTACGTCTTCGACGACTTCTTCGACGACGCCGGCACCGGCGTGCTCATCGCCACGCTGTTCCCGATGATGATCCTCAAGTTCGCGATCGTGTGCGCCTACTTCATGCACCTGAAGTACGACAACCCGATCTTCCGACGGATCTTCGTGTTCGGGCTGCTGCTGGCGGTCGGCGTCTTCATGGCGGCGATGACGTCGATGCAGCTCTTCGCCGACGCCTAG
- a CDS encoding PH domain-containing protein codes for MSTTPSDPPAPPAPSALPTGYAQEAPPPLGTARRTSPLTVGIELAALVGSVLFELLTRRLGPETPSSPFDPGMATIPLLLLGPRVLRWWFRTYTLTDTHMELNEGVLQRRHRVVPYSRVQQVDLRRHLLAQMFGLGALHIETAGEGGASAVSLSLLRMDDAASVRRFVLDRRDHTSGAGASIDGDGGGERAPVLTYELARMSVSDLLLSALTQGPGMLTTLLLAAAFPWLLGAAVSEEPTLAGAVVAVGLGLGLVATVVHAVGRLLGDWGWVLTHRGDDLHLRAGSFSVREQSVPRRRVQRVTIVDNPLRRMFGFTSVVLHTAVPAGTQQGVSPLVEVPLLRRGQVDDFLVRVMGPDWTVPALEPRRPAAARRSVMRRLLLLLPGAVGPGLVFGGVAWVTVVVALGAVPWGRAAHRRAGHAVAGGRVALAAGVLTHRVDLVPLDRIQSARTRSSPAQRRLDLATFHVDVAGSTWVGSLTRSPSLFDMDAATAAELRRTLPT; via the coding sequence GTGTCGACGACACCGTCTGACCCCCCGGCACCCCCGGCGCCATCCGCCCTGCCGACGGGCTACGCGCAGGAAGCGCCGCCGCCCCTGGGGACGGCCCGCCGCACCAGCCCCCTCACCGTCGGCATCGAGCTGGCGGCGCTGGTCGGGTCGGTCCTGTTCGAGCTGCTGACCCGCCGGCTGGGCCCCGAGACGCCGAGCAGCCCGTTCGACCCCGGCATGGCCACGATCCCGCTGCTGCTGCTCGGTCCCCGGGTGCTGCGCTGGTGGTTCCGCACCTACACGCTGACCGACACCCACATGGAGCTGAACGAGGGCGTCCTCCAGCGCCGCCACCGGGTGGTCCCGTACAGCCGGGTGCAGCAGGTGGACCTGCGCCGGCACCTGCTGGCCCAGATGTTCGGCCTCGGGGCGCTGCACATCGAGACCGCGGGCGAGGGCGGGGCGAGCGCGGTGTCGCTGTCGCTCCTCCGGATGGACGACGCCGCCTCGGTGCGGCGCTTCGTGCTCGACCGCCGCGACCACACGTCCGGTGCCGGCGCGTCGATCGACGGCGACGGCGGCGGCGAACGGGCGCCCGTGCTCACCTACGAGCTGGCCCGCATGTCGGTGAGTGACCTGCTGCTCTCCGCCCTCACCCAGGGGCCCGGCATGCTGACGACGCTGCTCCTGGCCGCTGCCTTCCCGTGGCTGCTGGGGGCGGCCGTCAGCGAAGAGCCGACCCTGGCCGGGGCGGTGGTCGCCGTCGGGCTGGGCCTGGGGCTCGTGGCGACGGTGGTCCACGCCGTCGGCCGGCTGCTGGGCGACTGGGGCTGGGTCCTGACCCACCGGGGCGACGACCTGCACCTGCGCGCCGGCTCGTTCAGCGTGCGCGAGCAGTCGGTGCCGCGGCGGCGGGTGCAGCGGGTGACGATCGTCGACAACCCGCTCCGCCGGATGTTCGGCTTCACCTCGGTGGTGCTGCACACGGCCGTGCCGGCGGGCACGCAGCAGGGCGTGTCGCCCCTGGTGGAGGTGCCGCTGCTGCGGCGCGGCCAGGTGGACGACTTCCTGGTGCGGGTGATGGGCCCGGACTGGACGGTGCCCGCCCTGGAGCCCCGACGTCCCGCGGCGGCGCGGCGCAGCGTGATGCGACGGCTTCTCCTGTTGCTGCCCGGCGCGGTGGGCCCGGGCCTGGTGTTCGGCGGCGTCGCCTGGGTGACCGTGGTCGTGGCACTGGGCGCCGTGCCCTGGGGCCGGGCCGCGCACCGGAGGGCGGGCCACGCCGTGGCCGGAGGGCGGGTGGCGCTGGCCGCCGGCGTGCTCACCCACCGGGTCGACCTGGTGCCGCTCGACCGCATCCAGAGCGCCCGCACCCGCTCGTCGCCGGCCCAGCGCCGGTTGGACCTGGCCACGTTCCACGTCGACGTCGCCGGCTCGACGTGGGTGGGCTCCCTCACCCGCTCCCCGAGCCTGTTCGACATGGACGCGGCCACCGCCGCCGAGCTCCGTCGCACCCTGCCGACATGA
- a CDS encoding ABC transporter permease, whose protein sequence is MRALLAQLRLELALSLRNGESLLLTLGIPVGILVFFSVVDVLPIDGDAVDFLAPGVLAMAVLSTAFANLAIATGFDRSYGVLKRLGTTPLGRPRLVAAKVLASLAILGVQVVVIVVAAVALGWRPELSPLPALAAVVLATVAFVGLALLLAGRLPALVNLAVANASFVALLLFSGMVFPLSELPGGLRGVARALPSTALAEALHGALTDGVDVPGRVWPVLVVWAVAASALAAAYFRWEPDR, encoded by the coding sequence GTGAGGGCCCTCCTCGCCCAGCTGCGCCTCGAGCTGGCGCTCAGCCTGCGCAACGGGGAGTCGCTGCTGCTGACCCTGGGGATCCCGGTCGGCATCCTGGTGTTCTTCTCGGTGGTCGACGTGCTGCCCATCGACGGCGACGCGGTCGACTTCCTGGCGCCCGGGGTGCTGGCGATGGCGGTGCTGTCGACCGCCTTCGCCAACCTCGCCATCGCCACCGGCTTCGACCGCTCGTACGGCGTCCTCAAGCGCCTGGGCACCACGCCGCTGGGCCGGCCCCGCCTGGTCGCCGCCAAGGTGCTGGCGTCGCTGGCGATCCTCGGCGTGCAGGTGGTGGTGATCGTGGTGGCCGCGGTGGCGCTGGGCTGGCGGCCGGAGCTGTCGCCGCTCCCCGCTCTGGCCGCGGTGGTGCTCGCCACCGTCGCGTTCGTCGGCCTGGCGCTGCTGCTGGCCGGGCGGCTCCCGGCGCTGGTGAACCTGGCCGTCGCCAACGCCTCGTTCGTGGCGCTGCTGCTGTTCTCCGGGATGGTCTTCCCGTTGAGCGAGCTGCCCGGTGGCCTCCGGGGCGTCGCCCGGGCCCTGCCCTCCACGGCGCTGGCCGAGGCCCTGCACGGCGCCCTCACCGACGGGGTCGACGTGCCCGGCCGGGTGTGGCCGGTGCTGGTGGTGTGGGCCGTCGCCGCATCCGCCCTGGCCGCCGCCTACTTCCGCTGGGAGCCCGACCGCTAG
- a CDS encoding PH domain-containing protein yields MTDGVGSPLDPRARGLWAGMAGATAAVLGVAATIALLVLGGPWWLALLATAVVVPVAVVVARLEWASWRWHDGPLALELRHGVVFTEATYIPYRRIQQIDLERGPLDRTFGLTQLVVHTASATTDAHIPGLHADDAARLRQHLLERAGVDDTV; encoded by the coding sequence GTGACCGACGGTGTGGGCAGCCCCCTCGACCCCCGGGCGCGGGGCTTGTGGGCCGGGATGGCCGGCGCCACGGCCGCGGTCCTCGGCGTGGCCGCGACGATCGCCCTCCTGGTGCTCGGCGGTCCCTGGTGGCTCGCCCTGCTGGCGACCGCCGTGGTCGTGCCGGTCGCGGTCGTGGTGGCCCGCCTCGAGTGGGCCAGCTGGCGCTGGCACGACGGGCCGCTGGCGCTCGAGCTGCGCCACGGCGTGGTCTTCACCGAGGCCACCTACATCCCGTACCGGCGGATCCAGCAGATCGACCTGGAGCGCGGACCGCTCGACCGGACCTTCGGGCTCACCCAGCTGGTGGTGCACACCGCGTCGGCGACCACCGACGCCCACATCCCCGGGCTGCACGCCGACGACGCCGCCCGCCTCCGCCAGCACCTCCTGGAACGGGCCGGTGTCGACGACACCGTCTGA